In Cynocephalus volans isolate mCynVol1 chromosome 3, mCynVol1.pri, whole genome shotgun sequence, one DNA window encodes the following:
- the LOC134372660 gene encoding elongin-C-like, with the protein MYHQSLKIVSQTIVIQRLYVKLVSSDSHEFIVKREHALTSGTIKAMLNCSGQFAENESNEVNFRDILPHVLSKVCMYFTYRVCYTNSSTKIPEFSIVPENALKLLMAAIFLNC; encoded by the exons ATGTACCATCAAAGTctaaaaattgtaagtcaaaccattgtaaTTCAGAGACTGTATGTCAAATTGGTATCTTCGGACAGTCATGAATTTATTGTAAAAAGAGAACACGCATTAACGTCAggaacaataaaagccatgttgAATTGTTCAGGCCAGTTTGCTGAGAATGAAAGCAATGAGGTCAATTTTAGAGATATCCTTCCACATGTGCTATCAAAAGTATGCATGTATTTTACCTACAGGGTTTGCTACACTAACAGCTCCACCAAGAt ccctgaatTTTCAATTGTACCTGAAAATGCACTGAAATTGCTGATGGCTGCAATCTTTCTAAATTGTTAA